A stretch of Tigriopus californicus strain San Diego chromosome 11, Tcal_SD_v2.1, whole genome shotgun sequence DNA encodes these proteins:
- the LOC131890214 gene encoding small ribosomal subunit protein mS35-like produces MWSMIAAGAATASPAIAMSPMPVRAIVHRGSWSRWGVSGWAAHGVAQGPSTCRAKSDFNEEEKGIFRVLDVGRPKEKASFEIRKFTRKQVKHRENEMPVDQDWEAVWPGPRTFHPSAVPLPVRQGFVQHKMGVRPPKRANIELMKTPNFLHLTPPVVKKQATTLKELCTPWPPGNCFKAFPVLSTTTDYLNTSSSIRDARARQVDFEVSVDALTPDPRIRENIRILLDIPPQRGAGATFKFLAANCPTRKQNLDHAEFLLTAIYFESRKNDVLDRDERQPLAGADLTGEAAHHVLTEGECRSTLADYKKSVLKAKLS; encoded by the exons ATGTGGTCCATGATTGCGGCGGGGGCGGCTACAGCTTCGCCTGCTATAGCCATGTCTCCCATGCCCGTACGGGCTATAGTCCATCGAGGGTCGTGGAGTAGGTGGGGCGTGAGTGGGTGGGCCGCTCATGGGGTGGCCCAAGGGCCATCCACCTGTCGAGCCAAAAGCGATTTCAATGAGGAGGAAAAGGGCATTTTCCGCGTGCTCGACGTGGGTCGCCCCAAAGAGAAGGCGTCCTTTGAGATTCGGAAATTTACCCGGAAACAAGTGAAACATAG GGAAAACGAAATGCCTGTGGATCAGGATTGGGAGGCTGTTTGGCCCGGGCCCCGCACCTTTCATCCTTCGGCCGTACCCCTGCCCGTACGTCAAGGCTTCGTGCAACACAAAATGGGCGTTCGCCCGCCCAAGCGAGCCAATATCGAACTCATGAAGACGCCCAATTTCCTGCATCTGACGCCACCCGTGGTCAAGAAACAAGCCACCACCCTTAAAGAGCTGTGCACGCCTTGGCCCCCAG GTAATTGCTTCAAGGCGTTCCCCGTTCTGTCGACCACAACAGACTATCTGAATACGAGTTCTTCCATTCGCGATGCTCGCGCTCGACAAGTCGATTTTGAAGTCAGTGTGGATGCTTTGACGCCGGACCCACGGATCCGCGAAAATATTCGGATCCTCTTGGATATCCCGCCACAGCGCGGGGCCGGGGCCACCTTCAAGTTTTTGGCCGCCAATTGCCCCACCCGGAAGCAGAATCTTGACCACGCCGAATTCCTCCTTACCGCCATCTATTTTGAATCACGGAAAAACGATGTGCTCGATCGCGATGAGCGCCAACCGTTGGCTGGGGCTGATCTGACGGGCGAGGCCGCACATCACGTCTTAACGGAGGGCGAGTGCCGCAGCACCTTGGCGGATTACAAGAAGTCGGTGCTCAAGGCCAAGCTCTCCTAA
- the LOC131890211 gene encoding protein lines-like, which produces MAASTTTAISTSASPHTPPKSWSLDEWHRLLREQCVCYKQEQVQSGLIQAIRRLTTQAELEPAPAPWTRLKTWDAWHHLLRTGQRVGEAADAWPICPVWIHVAQCLKRHSVLLVATLLRQGPGDTSHVFERYAYQRALQSAVVLLGQTGQSSADSDPTLALIGRVAWTWMNARQFQCLESYLQERSDGGPPEGTTRPLCQGCQATPIPGSSCRPDRGDRVHLIGDRTSGWLMSKHVMGESLRSIWKRQGRDLTRLHGGQVDFLSLWRALVSVQSNLGVSASREFQSGLKPLLEGLPRLTDPVAARLGLDVLHEVLCYGSTLALQDSVCDGALHLAKDVLRTFEEKQLEKIAANCPSHLSGFLGTVQVPPPASGNGQMLLLESVVLLVVKAMAVLVREGFYCSSSEDSDTSLSSRTSSCEEEHGLIERKIAGHLRHLHELMVGSLALLPSATLLEAWVMLFLERDDAMLESMLCLLDIHALLRGGAGSMGGGAGSSSAVFPGLSIDPVWLFHKYMSECAWDGSVLLDFLLSKETCCLLYLLRFLKYLNRQDKASIPRRVRSFLGEFHGSLLQLTRKELFPYDIKPLLEQFRKLTMPSPSDLEDVGPPSSP; this is translated from the coding sequence ATGGCCGCATCGACAACAACGGCGATATCAACATCTGCTTCACCACACACGCCTCCCAAGTCTTGGTCCCTGGACGAGTGGCATCGGTTGTTGCGGGAGCAATGCGTGTGCTACAAACAGGAACAGGTCCAATCCGGCCTCATTCAAGCCATTCGCCGCCTGACCACTCAGGCCGAGCTCGAGCCCGCCCCGGCTCCGTGGACCCGCTTGAAAACCTGGGACGCCTGGCACCACCTCTTGCGAACGGGTCAGCGAGTGGGCGAGGCCGCCGATGCGTGGCCCATTTGCCCCGTCTGGATACACGTCGCCCAATGTCTCAAGCGACACAGCGTGCTCCTCGTGGCCACGCTCTTACGCCAAGGCCCAGGCGACACGTCTCATGTATTCGAGCGATACGCTTATCAAAGGGCGCTGCAATCGGCCGTGGTCCTACTCGGTCAAACGGGCCAGTCCTCGGCCGATTCTGACCCTACGCTGGCCTTGATTGGTCGGGTGGCGTGGACTTGGATGAACGCCCGTCAGTTTCAATGCCTCGAGTCCTATCTCCAAGAACGATCCGATGGGGGACCGCCCGAGGGGACCACTCGTCCATTGTGCCAGGGCTGTCAGGCCACACCCATCCCTGGCTCGTCCTGCCGCCCAGATCGAGGGGATCGGGTTCACCTGATAGGTGATCGTACCTCCGGCTGGCTGATGTCCAAGCACGTGATGGGCGAATCGCTTCGATCGATTTGGAAGCGTCAAGGTCGAGATTTGACGCGTTTGCATGGCGGACAAGTGGATTTCTTGTCGCTTTGGCGGGCATTGGTATCGGTCCAATCCAATTTGGGCGTGTCAGCCTCGCGCGAATTTCAAAGCGGCCTTAAACCCCTGCTGGAAGGCTTGCCTCGTTTGACCGATCCGGTGGCCGCTCGGCTAGGTTTAGACGTGTTGCACGAAGTGCTGTGCTATGGTAGCACATTGGCATTGCAGGATTCCGTGTGCGACGGCGCTCTGCATTTGGCCAAAGATGTTCTCCGAACGTTCGAAGAAAAGCAACTCGAAAAAATTGCGGCTAATTGTCCCAGTCATCTCTCTGGGTTCTTGGGCACTGTGCAGGTGCCGCCGCCCGCCAGTGGCAACGGCCAAATGCTTTTACTGGAATCGGTCGTGTTACTGGTGGTCAAAGCTATGGCCGTTCTAGTGCGTGAGGGCTTTTACTGTAGCTCTTCCGAAGATAGTGATACCAGCCTCAGTTCTCGGACCAGTTCGTGCGAGGAGGAACACGGTTTGATCGAGCGCAAGATCGCCGGTCATCTGCGTCATCTCCACGAGCTGATGGTGGGCAGTTTGGCTCTGCTGCCAAGCGCCACGCTTTTGGAAGCTTGGGTGATGCTCTTTTTGGAACGCGATGATGCGATGCTGGAAAGCATGTTATGTCTCTTGGACATTCACGCCTTGCTCCGCGGCGGAGCAGGTTCCATGGGGGGCGGAGCTGGATCGTCATCGGCCGTGTTTCCCGGACTTTCGATTGACCCGGTGTGGTTGTTTCACAAGTATATGTCCGAATGCGCCTGGGATGGTTCGGTCTTGTTAGATTTCTTGCTGTCTAAAGAAACTTGTTGCTTGTTGTACTTACTTCGGTTTCTAAAGTATCTGAATCGCCAAGATAAAGCTTCCATTCCGCGACGAGTACGGTCGTTTCTGGGTGAGTTTCACGGCTCTTTGCTTCAATTAACTCGGAAAGAGCTCTTTCCATATGATATTAAGCCTCTCTTGGAGCAATTTCGAAAACTGACGATGCCCAGTCCATCGGACTTGGAAGACGTTGGACCTCCGTCCTCGCCATAA
- the LOC131890212 gene encoding PAS domain-containing protein cky-1-like isoform X2 — MRRDMINGEIANLRDLLPLPTSTRQRLSQLQLMALVCVYVRKSNYFNQVFKSLGRAPTLFHTPSFGFSKAMSGFLMMSTQSGKLLYISDNAAEYLGHSMEDLLIHGDSLYDIIDKQDHATLQSELTKRPTNGDNYADGSDYKIFLCRMNVTRNSRRQMRFGDQKVVLIRGKFSGVLPLCSRNENVFLSWCTPIAMPETRESIVQGATNIFTSVHELDMRIVSIDGNGEYYLGYKSADVVGLSWYNLLHPESVKDIETKHRLITQSESDRSCICLVRLQQAEGTWIWCHTVIQLREAGDTDQNPNILCTHQILSAEEAGVMQSNGWLYHYYMLHNRLQYNLAYGGHPGSLSSIYPQMLHMLPPPATQPYDEDFNENMYDMHMEFEQGRAEALASMFHPIKPSFKSFNNGRSASPTGGIYRMPDNVQRPDLDRSRSNSCSPASPMGVASGRSGRGVGGHKSDKSRGSHQRLGLEASHNDKNNNRDYHHDEASTYTSLE; from the exons TTTTCAAGTCTTTGGGACGCGCTCCAACCCTGTTTCACACGCCCTCATTTGGATTCTCCAAG GCCATGAGTGGTTTTCTCATGATGTCCACGCAAAGTGGGAAACTCCTATACATTTCAGATAATGCCGCCGAATATTTGGGTCACTCTATG GAGGATCTCTTGATCCACGGGGACAGCTTGTACGACATCATTGATAAACAGGACCACGCTACGCTTCAGTCCGAACTCACCAAACGACCCACGAATGGCGACAATTACGCCGACGGGAGTGATTATAAAATCTTCCTCTGTCGGATGAATGTGACCAGGAACTCCCGGCGGCAAATGCGGTTTGGCGATCAAAAG GTGGTTCTAATTCGAGGGAAATTCTCCGGTGTACTGCCTCTGTGTTCGCGAAATGAGAACGTATTCTTGTCTTGGTGCACCCCGATTGCCATGCCCGAAACACGAGAGTCCATCGTTCAAGGAGCCACTAatatcttcacgtccgttcATGAATTGGATATGAGGATCGTGTCGATTGATGGAAA tgGCGAGTATTATTTGGGTTACAAGTCAGCCGATGTGGTCGGATTATCGTGGTACAATCTACTTCATCCCGAGAGTGTCAAGGACATTGAAACCAAACATAGGCTAA TAACCCAGTCCGAAAGTGATCGCTCTTGCATTTGCCTGGTTCGCTTGCAACAAGCCGAAGGCACATGGATCTGGTGCCACACAGTCATTCAATTGCGCGAAGCCGGTGACACGGATCAAAATCCGAATATCCTATGCACCCATCAGATTCTCAG TGCGGAGGAGGCGGGTGTGATGCAATCGAATGGCTGGTTGTACCATTACTACATGCTTCACAATCGGCTTCAATATAATCTGGCGTACGGAGGTCATCCAGGCAGCTTATCTTCGATCTACCCTCAAATGTTGCACATGTTGCCTCCACCTGCCACCCAGCCCTATGACGAAGACTTCAATGAAAACATGTACGATATGCACATGGAATTTGAGCAAGGTCGGGCCGAGGCCTTGGCCTCCATGTTTCATCCCATTAAACCCTCGTTCAAGAGCTTTAACAACGGTCGGAGTGCTTCGCCCACGGGCGGGATCTACCGCATGCCCGACAACGTTCAAAGGCCAGATTTGGACCGGAGTCGATCCAACTCTTGTTCCCCTGCCTCACCCATGGGTGTGGCTAGTGGGCGATCCGGTCGAGGGGTGGGCGGGCATAAGAGTGACAAAAGCAGAGGATCGCATCAACGCCTGGGCTTGGAAGCCAGTCACAACGACAAGAACAACAATCGAGATTACCATCACGACGAAGCGAGTACTTACACCTCTTTGGAATAA